The Sphingorhabdus sp. Alg231-15 genome has a segment encoding these proteins:
- a CDS encoding response regulator, with protein MIINRLVLIIIALTITFFLDAAPHLVFGFQLHLMGSLAIMIAYRFNPQPSNPRRLAGLIVDFGVATYLFDIGGGAVAALYPLYLWVILGYGFRFGVKWLGIAATLGTISFGWTVYNDPYWHQNMSLSSGLLIGLIVVPAYCSTLIIKISKATKEAEEANKAKSLFLASISHELRTPLNAIIGYGTHLLDMKLPEAQQQMVGTSVSAGQHLLHLINQLLSFAQSDTQEELPEPKEFSVVDVLTDVRDIMQLAATEKGLQIHLQAEAMSDQLIAGQLDYIRNILINLTSNAVKFTETGAIVLKCGIDENEEVPQLWCSVTDTGPGIAAEAHEKIFGVFQQADDSILDTFGGTGLGLAICQQLARQMGGDIDLESAIGEGSTFTLNCPIDLVASVEEAPGEDSFKILSLGFGLNGPDISKKESNNARVNHIQCAKDDRLETILKNHPLSSYDLALLDEEIAEQHKDDEIFWNHFREANLPPVLLSRNSSKSLDEIKLRAAFASVLPASPDFDTVRSVIQIGCSFNRVGKKTDVDPDQIIRTSVSLNVLVADDNRTNQMVLQTILVNAGHQVVVVSDGEQALDELEKQAFDIVFLDVNMPNMGGVECCKLWRQIEGPRNHVPVIGLTADSTIETEKRCLDAGMDLRLTKPIEAGLLLDTVAEQTGNFLTADEAQINGDADPFNVVRSINAKSADELEPPIDNEQMDYLRSIGDETFVQSIIDAYLDDTLEVMAAFEDSIKNRDVADFRFQAHAFKSGANNVGACRLAQMCGKLEVVTEADFNENRLEYLAQIEKELSRITAFLNGQKEHTDSESSEDVSAAG; from the coding sequence ATGATTATCAATCGCCTCGTGCTGATTATCATCGCCCTCACCATCACGTTCTTTCTTGATGCGGCACCCCATCTTGTGTTTGGTTTCCAATTGCACCTTATGGGTAGTTTAGCGATCATGATCGCTTATCGGTTCAACCCCCAACCAAGCAATCCCAGGCGGCTCGCAGGACTTATCGTAGATTTTGGTGTTGCAACTTATTTGTTCGACATTGGCGGCGGCGCGGTAGCTGCGCTCTATCCCTTATATCTGTGGGTTATACTAGGTTACGGTTTTCGTTTTGGCGTCAAATGGCTTGGCATCGCGGCCACTCTAGGGACAATCTCCTTTGGCTGGACCGTTTACAATGATCCCTATTGGCATCAGAATATGTCGCTATCTTCAGGGCTTCTAATCGGATTAATTGTCGTGCCAGCTTATTGCTCGACGCTAATCATCAAGATTTCAAAAGCGACGAAAGAAGCTGAGGAAGCCAATAAAGCAAAGAGTCTTTTCCTCGCCAGCATTAGCCACGAACTGCGGACCCCCCTCAATGCCATCATCGGCTACGGTACGCATCTCCTTGATATGAAGTTGCCCGAGGCACAGCAGCAGATGGTGGGTACGAGCGTTTCTGCCGGTCAGCATCTGCTTCATTTGATCAACCAGCTTTTGAGTTTTGCCCAATCGGATACGCAGGAAGAGCTGCCTGAACCCAAGGAATTTAGTGTCGTGGATGTCTTGACTGACGTCAGAGACATCATGCAACTGGCCGCAACAGAGAAAGGCTTGCAAATCCACCTGCAAGCCGAAGCCATGAGCGATCAGTTGATCGCGGGTCAGTTGGACTATATTCGGAACATCCTGATCAATCTTACCAGCAATGCCGTGAAGTTCACAGAAACCGGGGCGATTGTTCTGAAATGCGGCATAGATGAGAATGAAGAAGTGCCACAATTGTGGTGTTCCGTAACCGACACGGGCCCTGGAATCGCGGCCGAAGCTCATGAAAAAATCTTTGGCGTTTTTCAACAGGCGGACGACAGTATCCTTGATACGTTCGGCGGCACCGGATTGGGACTTGCGATCTGCCAGCAGTTGGCGAGGCAGATGGGAGGCGACATTGACCTGGAAAGTGCGATTGGAGAAGGCAGTACCTTCACCTTAAACTGTCCTATTGACCTTGTTGCCAGCGTAGAAGAAGCACCTGGCGAAGATAGTTTCAAGATACTGTCATTGGGCTTTGGATTGAACGGTCCAGATATCTCCAAAAAAGAAAGCAACAATGCTCGGGTCAACCATATTCAATGTGCTAAAGATGACCGGTTGGAAACGATCCTTAAGAACCATCCCCTCTCCTCCTATGATTTGGCTCTACTTGATGAAGAAATAGCTGAACAGCATAAGGACGATGAGATATTCTGGAATCACTTCCGTGAGGCCAATCTTCCACCAGTTCTTCTGTCCAGAAATAGCAGCAAAAGTCTGGATGAAATCAAACTGCGTGCTGCCTTTGCTTCAGTCTTACCAGCGTCACCCGATTTCGACACGGTGCGCAGCGTCATTCAAATTGGTTGTTCTTTCAACCGCGTCGGTAAGAAAACTGATGTTGATCCCGACCAGATAATTCGGACATCGGTGAGCTTGAACGTCCTGGTTGCCGACGATAACCGCACTAATCAGATGGTATTGCAAACGATATTGGTCAATGCAGGTCACCAGGTGGTCGTGGTCTCCGATGGCGAACAAGCATTGGATGAGCTTGAGAAACAAGCATTTGATATCGTATTCCTCGACGTGAACATGCCCAACATGGGAGGCGTAGAGTGCTGTAAGCTATGGCGACAGATTGAAGGCCCCCGAAATCATGTTCCGGTCATTGGCTTGACGGCAGATTCGACGATTGAAACTGAGAAGAGATGTCTCGACGCCGGGATGGATCTTCGATTGACCAAACCTATTGAAGCAGGCCTTCTGTTGGACACAGTGGCTGAACAAACAGGCAATTTTTTGACTGCAGACGAAGCCCAAATCAATGGTGATGCAGATCCGTTTAACGTTGTTCGCTCGATAAACGCGAAATCTGCGGATGAGCTGGAACCACCGATTGACAACGAACAGATGGACTATCTCAGATCAATAGGCGACGAAACCTTCGTGCAGTCTATCATAGATGCCTATCTCGATGACACGTTAGAAGTGATGGCTGCATTTGAAGATTCGATAAAAAACCGTGATGTTGCTGACTTCCGCTTTCAGGCGCATGCCTTCAAGAGCGGTGCCAATAATGTCGGCGCCTGCAGACTCGCACAAATGTGCGGTAAGCTCGAAGTTGTGACGGAAGCCGATTTCAATGAGAACCGTTTGGAATATCTTGCTCAAATTGAAAAAGAATTGTCACGAATTACCGCATTTCTGAACGGTCAGAAAGAGCACACAGATAGTGAATCCAGCGAAGACGTCAGTGCAGCAGGATAA
- a CDS encoding crotonase/enoyl-CoA hydratase family protein, whose protein sequence is MDLRSQAVNDIDADLVIDGTDALITSEHGFGQDILTQKFNEIDLRFDKSDEIFWCYMNQKSRPSYTYELGDEIQLVQDWVHTNYAMDASHAVDPLRYFVCGSHTPGIYNLGGDLKHFADCIRRRDLGALKKYARTCVHMQFANSTGFGAPIITMALVQGDALGGGFEHALAFDILVAEKSARLGLPEILFNLFPGMGAYSYLRQRLSRRDTEQFILEGKLFSAEELYDMGVVDILAEDGQGEAAIVEYTKQNRKRFHAERAVYKARRLANPVTIDELLEITDMWAETALHLEEADVRKMERLAMAQERRIERSLRTV, encoded by the coding sequence ATGGATTTAAGAAGCCAAGCCGTGAATGATATTGATGCCGATCTGGTCATTGATGGGACCGATGCATTGATCACATCGGAGCATGGTTTTGGTCAGGATATACTCACACAAAAATTCAACGAAATAGACCTGCGGTTCGATAAATCCGACGAAATCTTCTGGTGCTATATGAACCAGAAATCCCGACCTAGTTACACTTATGAATTGGGTGATGAGATCCAGTTGGTGCAGGATTGGGTGCACACGAATTACGCCATGGACGCAAGTCACGCGGTCGATCCCCTAAGATATTTTGTATGCGGTTCACATACGCCAGGAATATATAATCTGGGTGGTGATCTAAAGCATTTTGCGGATTGCATAAGACGCCGTGATCTAGGCGCTTTAAAAAAATACGCACGCACATGTGTTCACATGCAATTTGCCAATAGCACTGGCTTTGGAGCTCCTATCATCACTATGGCGTTGGTGCAGGGCGATGCTTTAGGTGGCGGATTTGAGCATGCCTTGGCCTTTGACATTTTGGTTGCCGAAAAAAGTGCGCGATTGGGTTTGCCGGAAATTTTGTTCAATCTTTTCCCGGGAATGGGTGCCTATAGCTATCTCCGGCAACGATTGAGCCGGCGTGATACAGAGCAGTTTATTCTCGAAGGAAAGTTGTTCTCGGCTGAAGAACTCTATGACATGGGCGTTGTCGATATACTCGCTGAAGATGGCCAGGGTGAGGCCGCGATTGTTGAATATACCAAACAGAATCGTAAACGCTTTCATGCCGAACGTGCAGTCTACAAGGCGCGGCGCCTTGCTAATCCGGTGACTATTGATGAGTTGCTCGAGATTACTGATATGTGGGCAGAAACGGCGTTGCATCTGGAAGAGGCCGACGTCCGCAAAATGGAGCGTCTAGCCATGGCGCAGGAACGCAGAATAGAACGCTCGCTTCGCACCGTTTAG